A part of Aspergillus flavus chromosome 1, complete sequence genomic DNA contains:
- a CDS encoding putative NRPS-like enzyme — translation MSIIDTTKDLSALFTKQVQATPDAIALEDENTTYTYAELDQEVETLTRRLRGYGVGRDSLVGVLLPRSADYVVACLAALRAGGAFLVLELAYPPSLLADVIEDGRPTVVITNRAEVGKIKASVPVIIQDEPAPTANGHVSEPSPLPSDDDLDRLAFVSYSSGTTGKPKGIANPHRAAVLSYNLRFGVSDLQQGDRVACNVFFVWEILRPLLRGATVVAVPDDASYDPAALVDLLAAKKVTETLMTPTLLATVLARHPHVGDRLPDLRTLWFNGEVVTTDLARRASKAFPQTRLLNCYSACETHEIACGDIREMLQQIDSDALYCPVGPPIDPENTYVLSESLQKVDVGVSGELFLAGPQLARGYLNLPETTAKAFITNPFDSDPSSRLYRTGDIARLLPSGLLEITGRVGAMIKLRGYSVVPAKVEYEIVTNLAVSRCAVVAYGEGLERQLVAYIVRDKEKSAERPEVEINDSGHSPAARRTLAPHLAHYMIPALWVELDSLPTHEVTGKVDLKNLPPPQSPQLVNGNGPKPAKDSIKLDEIASIWAAVLKTSRTLLKQSDDFFDLGGHSLSLADLSSRLSRHFGFRVPITRLAENTTLTGHLETVRAIRDGHTAAVQADLPAVLRADATLDDEITPSNATACPIDKADTVLLTGVTGFLGAFLLHDLVENTSARIICLVRFNEPANDDQPGGIARIRRNLLDLGLWRDSIMERVEILPGNLSRTRFGLSPAAFDELASRVQVVVHAAATVNLVYPYAALRGPNVGGTREVLRLACKGGATVQYVSTNGVLPSSGESGWPEDALLDVDQVPDKLLDGYGQTKWVAEQLVLEAARRGLPVKIHRAGTISGHSATGAANAWDLLTALIVESIHLGYAPDVDGWRAEMTPVDFVSKAIVHLANQTHADQTVFHLGDPNPLSMNSVFAELRELGYPTQPLGWDEWVALWTQKRGPVKGGDGAFTVDILRSGMPTVEFLRGIVVLNNAATQPSLADLDRPQVGRALLETYTRHWFARGWLTRPPSRQNALAGSPKPKGPLHGKVAVVTGASSGIGAAVAVALAREGCHVALAARRADALESVKGRMTAYGVKVIARSTDVTNSGQVEALLSAANEELGPVDILVSCAGVMYFTMMANVKTDEWDRTVDVNCKGLLHCLSATVPGMLSRSRGHIVAISSDAGRKVFPGLGVYSASKFFVEATLQALRLETAGTGLRVTSIQPGNTSTPLLNMSTDAEAVKKYGEPSGAQILDPEDIANSIVYALRQPEHVSVNEVLVEPRDEPI, via the coding sequence ATGTCGATCATTGATACCACCAAAGACCTTTCCGCGCTCTTCACAAAACAAGTCCAGGCCACGCCCGATGCCATTGCCTTAGAAGATGAAAACACCACCTACACCTATGCGGAATTAGATCAAGAGGTCGAGACCTTGACTCGTCGCCTTCGGGGCTACGGAGTCGGTCGGGATAGTCTCGTGGGGGTGCTGCTACCGCGCAGTGCGGACTACGTAGTTGCTTGTCTGGCAGCTCTCCGCGCGGGCGGCGCATTCCTGGTGCTAGAATTGGCTTACCCCCCTAGTCTCCTGGCCGATGTGATTGAGGATGGGCGGCCAACGGTCGTCATCACAAACCGGGCAGAGGTTGGCAAAATCAAAGCTAGCGTTCCGGTCATCATTCAGGATGAGCCGGCCCCAACGGCCAATGGACATGTTTCAGAGCCCTCTCCCCTCCCGTCAGACGACGACTTGGATCGCCTCGCATTTGTGTCGTATTCGTCCGGAACTACAGGCAAGCCGAAAGGCATTGCTAATCCCCACCGCGCCGCAGTTCTCTCCTATAACCTGAGATTTGGCGTGTCAGACCTGCAACAGGGTGATCGAGTGGCCTGTAATGTCTTCTTTGTCTGGGAGATCTTGCGTCCGCTGCTGCGTGGTGCGACAGTGGTTGCCGTGCCAGATGATGCAAGTTACGATCCTGCGGCGCTCGTCGACCTGCTGGCGGCGAAGAAAGTCACGGAAACTCTAATGACCCCCACCCTCTTGGCTACGGTTCTTGCCCGTCACCCCCACGTAGGTGACCGGTTGCCGGATCTGCGCACGTTATGGTTCAACGGTGAAGTCGTTACAACAGATCTTGCCCGGCGAGCCAGCAAGGCTTTCCCCCAGACGCGGCTCCTGAATTGCTATAGCGCATGTGAAACCCATGAGATCGCCTGTGGGGATATCCGAGAGATGTTGCAGCAGATCGATAGTGACGCACTCTATTGCCCCGTGGGTCCCCCCATTGACCCTGAGAACACGTACGTTTTGAGCGAGTCCCTGCAAAAGGTGGACGTGGGTGTGAGTGGGGAGCTGTTCCTAGCAGGTCCCCAACTCGCCCGGGGATACCTGAATCTCCCGGAGACGACCGCCAAAGCATTCATCACGAATCCTTTCGACTCGGACCCCAGCTCCCGCTTGTACCGGACCGGCGATATTGCCCGATTGCTCCCGTCGGGTCTGCTCGAAATCACGGGCCGTGTGGGCGCGATGATCAAATTGCGCGGGTACTCCGTCGTACCGGCTAAAGTGGAATATGAAATTGTCACGAATTTGGCGGTCTCCCGCTGCGCGGTGGTCGCCTATGGAGAAGGCTTGGAGCGACAGTTGGTCGCGTATATTGTGCGAGACAAAGAGAAGTCTGCGGAACGTCCCGAAGTGGAAATCAATGATTCCGGCCACAGCCCAGCGGCGCGTCGCACTCTTGCGCCTCACTTGGCCCATTATATGATCCCGGCTCTCTGGGTTGAGCTGGACAGCCTGCCAACCCATGAAGTCACGGGCAAAGTCGATCTGAAGAACCTCCCACCACCGCAGAGCCCTCAATTAGTCAATGGTAATGGGCCCAAACCAGCTAAAGACTCGATTAAGCTGGATGAGATTGCGTCCATTTGGGCCGCCGTCCTGAAAACATCACGCACCCTTCTGAAGCAGAGTGATGACTTCTTTGACCTTGGTGGACACTCCTTGTCTCTGGCCGACCTATCCTCCCGGCTCTCGAGGCATTTTGGCTTCCGCGTTCCAATCACCCGTCTTGCAGAGAATACGACACTGACGGGCCACCTGGAAACCGTTCGGGCGATCCGGGATGGGCACACAGCCGCTGTGCAAGCAGATCTTCCAGCGGTCTTGCGTGCTGATGCGACTCTGGATGATGAAATCACGCCCTCCAACGCCACGGCTTGTCCTATTGACAAAGCGGATACCGTACTGCTGACCGGTGTGACCGGTTTCCTGGGAGCATTCCTCCTTCATGATCTCGTGGAGAACACTTCTGCCCGGATTATCTGCTTGGTGCGGTTTAATGAACCAGCCAATGACGACCAGCCCGGAGGTATCGCCCGTATCCGCCGGAACCTCTTAGATTTGGGCTTATGGCGCGACTCAATCATGGAGCGGGTCGAGATTCTCCCTGGAAACCTTTCACGCACTCGTTTTGGTCTTTCCCCAGCAGCGTTCGACGAGCTCGCAAGCCGTGTCCAGGTGGTTGTGCATGCGGCGGCAACGGTGAACCTGGTGTACCCATACGCTGCATTGCGCGGCCCCAATGTGGGCGGCACCAGAGAGGTGCTCCGCCTGGCTTGCAAGGGAGGCGCAACTGTGCAGTACGTCTCCACAAACGGTGTGCTGCCTTCATCCGGGGAGTCTGGCTGGCCCGAGGATGCCCTGTTGGATGTCGACCAAGTGCCCGACAAGCTGCTGGATGGGTATGGACAGACCAAGTGGGTAGCCGAGCAGCTTGTCCTCGAAGCGGCTCGTCGGGGATTGCCAGTGAAAATCCATCGTGCTGGTACTATCAGTGGCCATAGCGCCACCGGTGCCGCCAACGCGTGGGATCTTCTCACTGCTCTTATCGTCGAGTCTATCCATCTCGGATATGCCCCCGATGTCGACGGCTGGCGGGCGGAGATGACCCCTGTGGACTTCGTCAGCAAGGCCATCGTCCACCTGGCCAACCAGACCCACGCCGACCAAACGGTCTTCCACCTGGGTGATCCCAACCCGCTCAGCATGAACTCCGTCTTCGCAGAACTCCGAGAGCTCGGATACCCCACCCAGCCACTCGGCTGGGATGAGTGGGTGGCCCTCTGGACCCAGAAACGCGGCCCGGTGAAGGGAGGCGATGGTGCGTTTACCGTTGACATCCTTCGCAGTGGTATGCCTACCGTTGAGTTCCTCCGGGGCATTGTCGTGCTCAACAATGCCGCGACCCAACCGTCCTTGGCCGACTTGGACCGACCCCAGGTGGGACGGGCTCTGCTTGAAACCTATACGCGTCACTGGTTCGCCCGAGGATGGCTGACACGGCCTCCATCCCGGCAGAATGCTCTGGCGGGCTCACCAAAGCCGAAAGGTCCTCTCCATGGGAAGGTGGCCGTTGTGACCGGTGCATCCTCTGGCATTGGTGCCGCCGTGGCAGTGGCATTGGCCCGTGAAGGCTGCCACGTAGCCCTCGCTGCTCGCCGGGCGGACGCCCTCGAATCAGTTAAGGGTCGAATGACAGCTTATGGAGTGAAGGTGATTGCACGATCAACCGATGTGACGAATAGTGGACAGGTGGAAGCTCTGCTGAGTGCTGCGAACGAAGAGCTGGGTCCCGTCGACATCCTCGTTTCGTGTGCAGGCGTGATGTACTTTACCATGATGGCGAATGTGAAGACCGATGAGTGGGATCGCACGGTCGACGTCAACTGCAAGGGCCTCCTGCACTGTCTCTCTGCCACTGTGCCGGGCATGCTGTCCCGTAGCCGCGGCCATATTGTTGCCATTTCTTCGGATGCCGGCCGCAAAGTCTTCCCTGGCCTTGGTGTCTACTCCGCTAGCAAGTTCTTCGTCGAGGCTACACTCCAGGCCCTGCGGCTGGAGACAGCGGGCACCGGCTTGCGCGTGACCAGTATCCAGCCGGGAAATACATCGACCCCCCTTCTCAACATGTCTACGGACGCCGAAGCCGTGAAGAAATACGGCGAGCCATCTGGAGCTCAGATTCTGGACCCAGAGGATATCGCCAACTCGATTGTTTACGCTTTGCGCCAGCCGGAACATGTGTCGGTTAATGAAGTCCTCGTTGAGCCCCGGGACGAGCCAATTTAA
- a CDS encoding putative NRPS-like enzyme, with protein MFLTSPRNSVAAHSSLFTRLECSKLVAPVPRPPPVKAILEAQPTLEILDVPSVDDLTSKDYPHFEFLKTYSEVAGETLAVIHTSGSTGIPKPIFWTHDTACKHMHMTFLDPPEGFESQDSWLFGKRIFLVPPPFHAAGLAYSLFISIPVSTTIIFPASGGLPTAAALVEARKKTPIDILLGVPSIVQELSQSPELLDYCSRHMNRLIYCGGDLPQPIGDTVAAKIKLTNLYGASEVGMISTIHSKTDRNPLKDWRYLHINPQMGAELRQVTDREHELVLVRDPEFKAHQFSFTIFPDRQEYHTNDLFVRHPEKPDLWRWSSRADDVIVFLNGEKTNPVSMEQYVAVSNPEVSAILVAGARRFQASLLVELEPGKQDLNITERAAMIEKLWPSIEQANAVCPAHARVAKTHILFTKPGKPMLRAGKGTIQRAGTLALYAAELDALYTDADRLSQADNEQQASTGRVDDPQLLADYIRQSMISVTGWNQLSNTENFFELGLDSLQAITVTRIFRRGLNFPTFSPNLIYLHPSVKELTQTVLRLQQHHEASAEAAKEAQLQQRDQLLLELSAQITPRASEKHIVMLTGSTGSLGTYILDTLLKTPSVAHIHCLNRKDNAVDIQRQKSEAYGLNLDMSRVSFWTSDLSKPGLGLQFDVLDILQTTTLVIHNAWAVNFNLSLASFRPNLAGVVNLINFCGESGQNPHLFFISSISSTMGHRTDNGLTPETVIKTTTPAPNGYADSKYLAEQLLDQAARQDPVHVHASFARVGQIAGPVRSPGLWNKAEWFPSLVMSSLHLGALPNTLGPALNRVDWMPIDLLAEVLVDLALRDHGATAGRSVKVYHPVNPRPLDWEAVRPVVAEALSKASGKTVDTIPFQDWVQRVRQDIETGNKLNDGELQALLSRNPAAKLLEFFEGIMSQTERENVLDTRLTVQLSEKLQAVDAVKPEWIQKWVEEWLQ; from the exons ATGTTTCTCACATCCCCGCGGAATAGTGTGGCCGCTCATAGTAGCCTGTTCACACGCCTCGAGTGCAGTAAGCTGGTCGCCCCGGTGCCTCGACCGCCCCCAGTCAAGGCGATTCTGGAGGCGCAGCCAACACTGGAGATCCTTGATGTCCCCAGTGTAGATGATTTGACTAGCAAGGACTATCCGCATTTTGAGTTCCTGAAGACCTACTCGGAAGTCGCTGGGGAGACTCTGGCGGTGAT CCATACATCCGGTTCCACAGGAATCCCTAAGCCGATCTTCTGGACCCATGACACCGCCTGCAAGCACATGCATATGACTTTCTTGGATCCTCCAGAGGGTTTCGAGAGTCAAGACAGCTGGTTGTTTGGCAAGAGAATATTTCTTGTCCCGCCTCCTTTCCAC GCTGCTGGGCTGGCTTATTCGCTTTTCATCAGTATCCCCGTCAGCACGACCATCATCTTTCCTGCGTCTGGAGGCCTTCCTACCGCAGCTGCACTGGTAGaagcgaggaagaaaaccCCAATCGATATTCTCTTAGGGGTGCCATCAATCGTCCAAGAACTCTCGCAGAGTCCCGAGCTCTTGGACTACTGCAGCAGACACATGAATCGCTTAATATATTGCGGCGGGGATCTACCCCAGCCTATTGGTGATACCGTGGCTGCTAAAATAAAACTGACAAATCTGTATGGAGCCTCGGAAGTGGGAATGATCAGCACCATCCACTCCAAGACCGACCGGAATCCACTCAAGGATTGGCGATATCTTCATATCAATCCCCAGATGGGTGCTGAACTACGCCAAGTGACTGATAGAGAACACGAGCTTGTCTTGGTCCGTGACCCAGAGTTTAAAGCGCACCAGTTCTCTTTTACTATTTTCCCAGATCGACAGGAATATCATACGAATGACCTGTTTGTGCGGCATCCCGAAAAGCCAGATCTCTGGCGCTGGAGCTCACGTGCAGATGATGTGATAGTCTTTCTGAATGGTGAAAAGACCAATCCAGTATCGATGGAACAGTATGTTGCTGTGTCCAATCCGGAAGTATCTGCGATCCTAGTAGCTGGTGCACGCCGCTTCCAGGCATCTCTTCTGGTTGAGCTTGAACCTGGAAAGCAGGACCTCAACATAACAGAACGCGCCGCTATGATCGAGAAACTATGGCCCAGTATTGAACAAGCCAACGCTGTGTGTCCAGCTCATGCACGTGTAGCTAAAACCCATATTCTTTTTACCAAGCCTGGAAAGCCTATGCTTCGCGCCGGAAAGGGAACTATTCAGCGAGCTGGTACACTAGCTCTCTACGCAGCAGAGCTAGATGCCCTGTATACTGACGCGGATAGATTGTCGCAGGCTGACAATGAACAGCAAGCCAGTACCGGCCGTGTGGATGATCCTCAGCTTCTTGCAGATTATATTCGGCAATCAATGATTTCTGTCACCGGGTGGAACCAGCTTAGCAACACCGAAAATTTCTTTGAACTGGGACTGGACTCTCTGCAGGCGATCACCGTGACTCGAATATTCAGGAGGGGCCTTAATTTCCCGACATTTAGCCCTAACCTCATTTACCTCCACCCTTCCGTGAAGGAACTCACCCAGACGGTGCTGCGCCTCCAGCAACATCATGAGGCCTCCGCAGAGGCCGCAAAGGAAGCCCAGCTACAACAGCGGGATCAGCTGCTACTGGAGCTCAGTGCGCAAATTACCCCCCGCGCGTCTGAGAAACATATAGTCATGCTTACTGGCTCCACTGGTAGCCTGGGCACATATATCCTTGACACTCTATTGAAAACCCCCTCTGTCGCCCATATACATTGCCTCAACAGGAAAGATAATGCCGTTGATATACAGCGTCAAAAGAGCGAAGCGTACGGGTTGAACCTTGATATGTCTCGCGTTAGCTTCTGGACATCAGATCTCTCAAAGCCAGGGTTAGGCCTACAATTTGATGTTCTCGACATCCTGCAAACTACTACTCTGGTCATTCATAATGCTTGGGCTGTCAACTTCAATCTCTCGCTAGCGTCTTTCAGACCCAATCTAGCCGGTGTGGTAAACTTGATCAATTTCTGTGGAGAGTCTGGCCAAAACCCACATCTGTTCTTTATCTCATCTATCAGCTCCACAATGGGCCACCGCACTGATAACGGATTAACACCAGAGACAGTGATCAAGACAACCACACCGGCACCCAATGGCTATGCGGATAGTAAGTACCTGGCAGAGCAGTTACTGGACCAGGCCGCACGGCAAGACCCTGTGCATGTACATGCCTCGTTTGCCCGCGTGGGTCAGATCGCCGGTCCTGTGCGCTCACCCGGCCTCTGGAACAAGGCAGAATGGTTCCCGAGCCTCGTCATGAGCTCCCTACATTTGGGTGCTCTGCCCAACACACTCGGGCCGGCCCTGAATCGCGTCGACTGGATGCCGATCGATCTCCTGGCTGAAGTACTGGTAGACCTGGCGCTGCGCGACCACGGAGCGACGGCCGGTAGGTCTGTGAAGGTGTATCACCCAGTGAACCCTCGCCCTCTCGACTGGGAGGCTGTTCGACCGGTTGTGGCAGAGGCCCTCTCGAAAGCCTCTGGGAAAACAGTGGATACTATTCCCTTCCAGGACTGGGTGCAGCGTGTTCGTCAGGATATTGAGACTGGGAATAAGTTAAACGACGGTGAGCTGCAGGCGCTCCTCTCCAGGAACCCCGCCGCCAAGCTACTCGAGTTTTTCGAAGGGATCATGTCTCAAACTGAGCGAGAGAATGTGCTAGATACACGGCTCACGGTACAGCTGAGCGAGAAACTGCAAGCAGTGGATGCGGTGAAGCCTGAATGGATCCAGAAGTGGGTTGAAGAATGGCTTCAGTGA
- a CDS encoding fungal-specific transcription factor domain-containing protein has translation MPPSRISSVGRQSSTGVGKSFTCTYCQRDFRRLEHLQRHVRLHTNEKPFVCACGQTFARKDLLKRHQRIAHGGDQNLTPSRKEARSRASELHSDTISPSNNRTSRVETPNTTEPYLSASTPGFNATVGTSSRAASNGNHLVGYNTSANESVVEATPKTLPAGISPGNTVLPITQGPDVTFPDPPSFYDPLVDFTSFIDSMGLALDSESLIDLRSVPLEHAPLSNGVDNYHTRVSLNSRPDYDEEQSEGAHRAQSPTLLPIPLNPAAVQAAVYMPQLKITEEQRTHLVQALGPFQHLLPGFTLPSRDSLTRFLNAYFDRVYPHFPFMHGPSFLPENHSPELILSMAASGAQYRYEHRKGRLLFYASKAIFLERQRHREATSCKSDLLPQPIIINPDPYSPSPTITDDIRCLLNLAIYATWQQDPEVVKGVCGLQSTLVRLLRESGLVEVNIPDSDELDWRTWLRLELDRRVKLFAFAFLNLQSIAYNLPPILLSHEINLRLPCTCEEWRAVDESNWRQFRRDIHREQSLFQDALAFLLAGKDAPSSLKPIPSPSASIILIHGLLHRILLSRQASLSGVISSDQLDIFE, from the exons ATGCCACCTTCTCGCATCTCCAGTGTGGGTCGTCAATCTAGTACTGGGGTAGGAAAGTCTTTCACTTGCACATACTGTCAGCGGGACTTTCGACGTTTGGAGCACCTCCAACGTCATGTGAGACTCC ATACAAATGAAAAACCCTTTGTATGTGCCTGTGGGCAGACATTTGCTAGGAAAGATCTTCTAAAGCGTCACCAACGAATCGCCCATGGTGGCGATCAAAATCTGACACCCTCGCGTAAAGAAGCGCGCTCACGAGCTAGTGAACTACATTCAGATACTATCTCTCCGTCAAATAATCGCACCTCGCGGGTGGAGACCCCAAATACGACGGAGCCATATCTCTCGGCATCTACTCCAGGCTTTAATGCCACAGTGGGCACAAGCTCTCGTGCGGCATCGAACGGAAACCACCTCGTGGGGTATAACACATCGGCGAATGAATCAGTTGTAGAAGCAACTCCGAAGACGCTGCCTGCTGGAATCAGCCCAGGTAATACAGTGCTTCCCATTACTCAAGGACCAG ATGTCACATTTCCCGATCCACCTAGTTTCTATGACCCTTTGGTGGACTTCACTAGCTTCATCGATAGTATGGGTCTGGCTCTTGACTCAGAGAGTCTTATCGATCTGAGGAGTGTCCCACTAGAGCATGCACCATTATCTAATGGAGTGGATAACTACCACACTCGTGTCTCCCTAAACTCAAGGCCAGACTACGACGAGGAGCAAAGCGAGGGCGCTCACCGTGCACAGTCACCCACGTTATTGCCTATACCATTGAATCCAGCAG CGGTGCAGGCAGCCGTGTATATGCCACAGTTAAAGATCACCGAGGAACAGAGGACACACCTGGTGCAGGCCCTCGGTCCATTCCAACATTTATTGCCTGGATTCACCTTGCCATCTCGTGACTCTTTAACCCGGTTCTTAAATGCTTACTTCGACAGGGTTTATCCACATTTTCCCTTTATGCATGGCCCATCATTCCTGCCGGAGAACCATTCCCCGGAGTTGATTCTATCGATGGCAGCATCTGGTGCTCAATATCGATATGAGCACCGTAAAGGGCGGTTACTTTTTTACGCATCAAAAGCAATCTTTCTTGAGCGGCAGCGACACAGAGAGGCAACCTCGTGCAAATCTGACCTATTACCGCAGCCAATCATAATAAATCCTGACCCTTACTCTCCAAGCCCGACAATCACGGATGATATCAGATGTCTACTCAATCTGGCCATATACGCAACCTGGCAGCAAGACCCCGAGGTTGTCAAAGGTGTCTGTGGTCTTCAAAGCACACTTGTTCGCCTGTTGAGAGAAAGCGGATTGGTAGAAGTGAACATCCCAGACTCAGACGAGCTTGATTGGCGGACGTGGCTACGCCTGGAGCTGGATCGCCGTGTTAAACTCTTTGCATTTGCTTTCCTGAACCTGCAAAGCATTGCATATAATCTACCACCTATTCTCTTGAGCCATGAAATCAACCTTCGGCTCCCGTGCACGTGCGAGGAATGGAGAGCGGTTGACGAGAGCAACTGGAGACAATTTCGCCGAGACATTCATCGAGAGCAGAGCCTTTTCCAAGATGCCCTAGCCTTTCTCCTAGCGGGCAAGGATGCCCCGAGCTCCCTCAAGCCAATCCCTTCCCCGTCAGCTAGCATCATCTTAATACATGGACTGCTCCATCGCATTCTCCTGAGCAGGCAGGCATCGCTGTCAGGTGTCATTTCGTCGGATCAGCTGGACATATTTGAGTAA
- a CDS encoding putative MFS transporter, with product MGLSTASPSSGDPGQRPVHSNEVLNLGPYTGNEPNYSNDGFEMDRLPSRPENEVQEPYSVEDKSRGNWRIAAIMLALSLSLFISALDQTIVATATPTISAELHSGTGYVWIGGAYLIANAASSNIWANLSDIWGRKPILLTAVALFFGASIICAKAINMPMLIAGRGVQGIAGGGLIQLITIIISDLFSVRLRSLFLGLIEFIWAIAGALGPIVGGAFTQSVSWRWIFWINLPVCGTAFVLLLLFLDVHNPKTGVLDGIKAVDWFGSFSILGLTVMVLLGLDFGGATFPWSSPKVICLIVFGCLMSLFFIYSEKRLAKYPLMPLGIFKNRSNMACFIVAFTHGFAFLGQEYYLPLYFQSAKEASPLHSGLLILPYVLAEAALSLAAGLIIHRTGHYLEVVWTGTALVLLGSGLLIDFNATSSLAKIICYQIVAGAGCGLLFFPPLLALQSNVPQDENAAATATFGFIRNMAMAMSVVLGGVIFQNGMDTRQSDLLTAGLSDSMVKELTGSEAAANVMVIQSIADTLQRSVVKDAYAWSMRNIWILYTSLGACGLLVSLFITRQHLSVEHVETKTGLKEKQPLTEPRQNESVSEP from the exons ATGGGGTTATCTACCGCTTCTCCGTCCAGCGGTGATCCTGGACAGAGGCCCGTCCATAGTAATGAAGTACTAAATTTGGGCCCCTACACCGGGAATGAACCCAACTACAGCAATGACGGATTCGAGATGGACCGACTACCCTCAAGACCAGAGAATGAGGTGCAGGAGCCATACTCGGTCGAAGACAAGTCTCGCGGCAATTGGAGAATTGCCGCCATTATGCTCGCCCTTTCA CTCAGCCTCTTCATTTCTGCTCTTGATCAGACTATTGTGGCTACCGCAACACCAACTATCTCCGCCGAGCTGCACTCGGGCACAGGCTATGTGTGGATTGGTGGCGCATATCTGATTGCTAACGCAGCCAGCTCTAACATCTGGGCCAACCTATCCGATATCTGGGGGCGCAAGCCCATCCTTCTCACGGCCGTCGCTCTGTTCTTCGGAGCTTCAATCATCTGTGCCAAAGCCATCAACATGCCTATGCTGATTGCAGGTCGTGGTGTACAAGGTATCGCTGGTGGTGGGCTCATTCAACTCATTACTATCATCATTTCCGACCTCTTTAGCGTCCG ACTTCGCAGTCTTTTCTTGGGCCTCATCGAATTTATCTGGGCCATTGCCGGGGCTCTAGGCCCCATTGTAGGCGGTGCCTTTACCCAGTCAGTTTCCTGGAGGTGGATTTTCTGGATCAATCTGCCTGTTTGTGGAACGGCATTTGTGCTCCTCCTATTATTCCTGGATGTACACAATCCAAAGACTGGAGTGCTGGACGGCATAAAAGCGGTCGATTGGTTTGGTAGCTTCTCCATCCTCGGGCTGACGGTCATGGTTTTGCTGGGCCTTGACTTCGGAGGAGCCACATTTCCTTGGAGCTCGCCGAAAGTGATCTGTCTCATTGTTTTTGGTTGCTTGATgtccctcttcttcatttacAGTGAGAAACGCCTAGCAAAGTATCCACTTATGCCGTTGGGCATCTTCAAGAACCGTTCTAATATGGCCTGCTTCATCGTGGCTTTCACGCATGGCTTT GCTTTTCTCGGACAAGAATACTATCTCCCGCTGTACTTCCAATCAGCCAAGGAAGCGTCTCCTCTCCATTCGGGTCTTCTGATTCTCCCGTATGTCTTGGCAGAAGCGGCCTTAAGCCTTGCCGCGGGACTTATTATTCACCGCACGGGCCATTATCTCGAAGTGGTGTGGACCGGAACTGCACTTGTACTCCTGGGGAGTGGTCTGTTAATCGATTTCAACGCTACCTCCTCACTTGCGAAGATCATCTGTTATCAAATCGTGGCAGGTGCAGGATGTggcttgcttttcttcccgCCCCTGCTTGCCCTCCAGAGTAATGTACCGCAGGACGAAAATGCCGCCGCCACCGCAACATTTGGATTCATCCGTAATATGGCCATGGCCATGTCGGTGGTGCTTGGGGGCGTGATTTTCCAAAATGGCATGGACACCAGGCAATCCGACCTCCTGACAGCGGGCCTGTCTGACTCCATGGTGAAGGAGCTCACCGGGTCAGAAGCCGCGGCTAATGTGATGGTCATTCAGTCTATTGCGGATACACTTCAGCGGAGCGTTGTCAAGGACGCCTACGCTTGGAGCATGCGCAACATTTGGATCCTTTATACCTCCTTAGGGGCGTGTGGACTTCTTGTCAGTCTCTTCATCACTCGCCAGCACCTCAGTGTGGAGCATGTTGAGACCAAAACCGGactgaaagagaagcaaccaCTTACTGAACCTCGGCAGAACGAGTCTGTCTCTGAGCCCTGA